In Paracoccus fistulariae, a single window of DNA contains:
- a CDS encoding DUF2793 domain-containing protein, with amino-acid sequence MSDSTTNLLLPYLMAAQAQKHVTHNEALRLLDGLVQLSVKSQGLTAPPASPADGDRYIVASGATGGWAGWDLNVALWTEGAWLRLPPRAGWRAWVEDEAVLLVRHGAGWQPMVPTAFDDLTRLGIGMEASAGSPFSAKLNSALWTALYAADGGSGDLTQTLNRETGTDDAGLILQTGFSTRALIGMFGSDKLRIAVSPDGSSFRDALGVDPATGIADQPNLPRFKAYTNYDNYVGTDTWTTLGINVAEYNDQGCFDAGTNRFVAPVAGTYLLGASLFFKINASGNARMRGRLVLNGSTEIRGSFGEVSGAHVSEATALWLQTMVALDAGDTVTLQGSFRAADGYFAANHTTFWGAKIG; translated from the coding sequence ATGTCCGACAGCACGACAAACCTGCTGCTGCCATATCTGATGGCGGCGCAGGCGCAGAAACACGTCACCCATAACGAGGCCCTGCGCCTGCTCGACGGGCTGGTGCAGCTCTCGGTCAAAAGCCAGGGTCTGACCGCGCCACCGGCAAGCCCCGCCGATGGCGACCGTTATATCGTCGCCTCGGGCGCGACCGGCGGCTGGGCGGGCTGGGATCTGAACGTGGCCCTCTGGACCGAGGGTGCCTGGCTGCGCCTGCCGCCGCGCGCGGGCTGGCGGGCATGGGTCGAGGATGAGGCGGTCCTGCTGGTCCGGCATGGCGCGGGCTGGCAGCCGATGGTCCCGACCGCCTTCGACGATCTGACACGGCTTGGTATTGGCATGGAAGCCAGCGCGGGTTCCCCCTTTTCGGCCAAGCTGAACAGCGCCCTCTGGACAGCCCTCTATGCGGCCGATGGCGGCAGCGGCGATCTGACCCAGACCCTGAACCGGGAAACGGGTACGGACGATGCCGGGCTGATCCTGCAGACCGGGTTTTCCACCCGGGCGCTGATCGGGATGTTCGGATCGGACAAGCTGCGCATCGCGGTTTCGCCCGACGGGTCCAGTTTCCGCGATGCGCTGGGCGTCGATCCGGCGACGGGCATTGCCGACCAGCCGAACCTGCCGCGCTTCAAGGCTTATACGAATTACGACAATTACGTCGGCACCGATACCTGGACCACCCTCGGCATCAATGTCGCCGAATACAATGATCAGGGCTGCTTTGACGCGGGCACCAACCGCTTCGTGGCGCCGGTCGCGGGAACCTATCTCCTCGGCGCCTCGCTGTTCTTCAAGATCAATGCCAGCGGCAACGCCCGGATGCGCGGGCGGCTGGTCCTGAACGGATCCACGGAAATCCGGGGCTCGTTCGGCGAGGTTTCCGGTGCGCATGTATCCGAGGCGACCGCCCTCTGGCTGCAGACCATGGTCGCGCTGGACGCGGGCGATACCGTGACGCTGCAGGGCAGCTTTCGCGCGGCGGATGGGTATTTCGCCGCCAATCACACCACTTTCTGGGGAGCGAAGATCGGATGA
- a CDS encoding DUF6127 family protein yields MTPKRLDDMLQMSESEFEELLARAAQEGARRALVDVGLDGREAALDIRDLRALLEGIRLMRRTAAQTVIRILTAGLILTLLAGLALKLKLFGEGG; encoded by the coding sequence ATGACACCCAAACGTCTCGATGACATGCTGCAGATGAGCGAGAGCGAATTCGAGGAGCTGCTGGCCCGGGCGGCGCAGGAAGGCGCAAGACGCGCCCTTGTCGATGTCGGGCTCGATGGCAGGGAAGCCGCCCTCGATATCCGCGACCTGCGCGCACTGCTGGAGGGCATCCGCCTGATGCGCCGCACCGCTGCCCAGACCGTCATTCGCATACTGACGGCAGGGCTGATCCTGACACTGCTGGCCGGACTCGCCCTGAAGCTCAAGCTCTTCGGCGAGGGCGGCTGA
- a CDS encoding YcbK family protein, translating into MTTRFYRHWRDVPKDSWRWPNFSPAEIACRGTGAILIHEAALDRLQALRSRLGKPLIVNSAYRSPEHNARVRGAKRSKHLEGTAFDISMANHDPAVFEKAARTENFLGFGTYPRSGFMHIDLGPARRWGEPFPTRVIPFAEDQPPAREHLADSRTMKGSGAAGLATVGAAGIELAQDTLSDAQSAIQPLIPYLDTLRWAFIALALAGIGLTVWARLDDWNRGRR; encoded by the coding sequence ATGACCACCCGCTTCTATCGCCATTGGCGCGACGTGCCGAAAGACAGCTGGCGCTGGCCGAACTTCTCGCCCGCCGAGATTGCCTGTCGCGGCACCGGAGCGATCCTGATCCATGAGGCGGCCCTCGACCGGCTGCAGGCGCTGCGCAGCCGTCTCGGCAAGCCGCTGATCGTGAACTCGGCCTATCGCAGCCCCGAGCACAATGCCCGGGTGCGAGGCGCCAAACGCTCCAAGCACCTTGAGGGCACGGCCTTCGACATCTCCATGGCCAATCACGATCCGGCGGTCTTCGAGAAGGCCGCGCGAACCGAGAACTTTCTCGGCTTTGGCACCTATCCCCGATCCGGCTTCATGCATATCGATCTCGGCCCGGCCCGGCGCTGGGGCGAGCCGTTTCCCACCCGCGTCATCCCCTTTGCAGAGGACCAGCCACCCGCGCGGGAACATCTGGCGGACAGCCGCACGATGAAGGGCAGCGGGGCGGCAGGACTGGCAACCGTCGGCGCAGCGGGCATCGAACTCGCGCAGGACACGCTCAGCGATGCGCAATCGGCGATACAGCCGCTGATCCCCTATCTCGACACCCTGCGCTGGGCCTTCATCGCCCTGGCACTGGCCGGGATCGGCCTGACCGTCTGGGCCCGGCTCGACGACTGGAACCGAGGGCGGCGGTGA
- a CDS encoding SOS response-associated peptidase: MTRRSTPQAKIDDSAFPVRVLICVPEMGFGRRSDALHEWLATRIGRGNYAWHGGGRGGTRDRIALYFREPDAASACLTAFPDLELADRTCLPSYSSPYLPFGRSEDDDTVCNLYNQTTTQEAMRQLFKGLTMTDRAGNVAPGKVYPDQLAPIIRHDGASLELVKARWGMPSPPSVLKTQRDPGVTNVRNLTSPHWRRWLGPAHRCLVPVTAFAEPIKGGNQWFAPADAETPMFFAGIEVRGWTSVRKVKDGETTDDLYAFLTCAPNAEVESVHPKAMPVILTDPRDWETWLSAPIEIASKLQRPLPDGALALVDAPSEAS; this comes from the coding sequence ATGACGCGCCGCAGCACACCTCAAGCCAAGATAGACGATTCGGCCTTCCCGGTCCGGGTGCTGATTTGCGTGCCGGAGATGGGCTTTGGCCGACGGTCCGACGCGCTGCATGAGTGGCTGGCGACGCGGATCGGCCGAGGCAACTATGCCTGGCATGGCGGTGGGCGCGGCGGCACGCGGGACCGGATCGCGCTTTACTTCCGTGAGCCGGATGCGGCCAGCGCCTGCCTGACCGCCTTTCCGGATCTGGAACTGGCTGACAGAACATGCCTGCCGAGCTACAGTTCACCCTATCTGCCCTTTGGCCGTTCCGAGGACGACGATACCGTGTGCAACCTTTACAATCAGACCACCACGCAGGAGGCGATGCGCCAGCTTTTCAAGGGTCTGACCATGACCGACCGCGCGGGCAATGTCGCACCGGGCAAGGTCTATCCGGATCAGCTGGCTCCGATCATCCGCCATGATGGCGCTTCGCTGGAATTGGTGAAGGCGCGGTGGGGGATGCCATCGCCGCCCTCGGTTTTGAAGACCCAACGGGATCCGGGCGTCACCAATGTCCGCAACCTGACGTCGCCGCATTGGCGGCGGTGGTTGGGCCCGGCGCATCGCTGCCTGGTGCCGGTCACGGCCTTCGCCGAACCGATCAAGGGCGGCAATCAGTGGTTTGCCCCGGCCGATGCAGAGACGCCGATGTTCTTCGCCGGGATCGAGGTCCGGGGCTGGACTTCGGTTCGGAAGGTGAAGGATGGCGAAACCACCGACGATCTCTACGCATTTCTGACCTGCGCGCCCAATGCCGAGGTGGAATCGGTGCATCCGAAAGCCATGCCGGTCATCCTGACCGATCCCCGGGATTGGGAGACCTGGCTTTCGGCACCGATCGAAATCGCCAGCAAGCTGCAACGCCCGCTGCCGGATGGCGCATTGGCGCTGGTCGATGCCCCTTCTGAGGCGTCCTGA
- a CDS encoding ATP-binding protein codes for MPKLIPNIENRVRKLPKPATYSQALQPLFEAVSNALYAIEDRSALGATMAGDVRISITNLTDAGKFRVEIADNGIGLDADRYEAFQTIDTDFKRARGGKGVGRLFWLDAFERIHVESLFNEEGGIKRRCFAFTLRNDEQIVEEDLPNGYVGRQEVGTTIICEGLRGTSYQKAFPKQKATFLRYFSAHFIADFLVGNGASVEVNLDGEPTKYPEAVADLVIGRDLETGDFDISDYGTFSVKGFACDKEASTGLDGNHQLHLLANGRTVESRKVDGLIGLSTIAAGERDDLYFHGCVSSEYLDERVNEGRTAFNLPEDILKEISRKCVEQVRETALADQMVSYNATRRSNYDEFVSRHPIYGFDDPDVQLSRVPFSAQTPEEFATGLVKYQIRRDEERQSTMENVIELLAKGDSVPESFAERLQTAVREVQSSEQLALAQHVVRRKLVLDLMGKLLTRVRERADKQDDFHLEQTLHSFIVPMHVAGHDAAEKRSRAHDLWILDERLAFTRAFSSDKRFDALLKDSENAERSDLIVWDFASGLGVVDPLRDGERVDTSKPLEKVMIVEFKKPGRKHYGPEDQIHFQITKYIDELRGGEIEGFERQRIRIAQDCVFYCYVVADIEGDLKRQLSTWSKSANGQGRFMPLQGDVNGSIEVIQWQDLVNDAWARNEATLYAAKLQRGRPG; via the coding sequence GTGCCAAAGCTGATTCCGAATATTGAAAATCGCGTCCGCAAGCTCCCCAAGCCCGCCACATACTCCCAAGCACTGCAGCCGTTGTTCGAGGCGGTCAGCAATGCGCTTTACGCTATCGAGGATCGTTCGGCGCTCGGCGCGACCATGGCTGGTGATGTCCGGATCAGCATCACGAACCTCACCGACGCCGGCAAATTCCGTGTTGAGATCGCCGACAACGGGATTGGGCTCGATGCTGACCGGTATGAAGCATTCCAGACGATTGATACCGATTTCAAGCGCGCACGAGGGGGCAAGGGAGTAGGTCGGCTGTTCTGGCTCGATGCGTTTGAACGAATCCACGTCGAAAGCTTATTCAACGAGGAAGGCGGCATAAAGCGGCGCTGCTTCGCATTCACGCTGCGAAATGATGAACAAATTGTCGAAGAAGATCTTCCGAATGGCTACGTCGGCAGGCAAGAAGTTGGCACGACGATCATATGCGAAGGTCTGCGCGGCACGAGCTACCAGAAGGCATTCCCAAAACAAAAGGCCACCTTCCTTCGATACTTCAGTGCCCATTTTATCGCTGATTTCTTGGTCGGTAATGGTGCGAGCGTCGAGGTAAATCTCGACGGTGAGCCGACAAAGTATCCTGAGGCGGTAGCTGACCTTGTGATCGGTCGAGACCTAGAGACCGGCGATTTCGACATTAGCGATTACGGAACATTTTCGGTGAAAGGCTTTGCGTGCGATAAAGAAGCAAGCACTGGTCTTGATGGCAACCACCAGCTCCATTTGCTTGCCAACGGAAGAACCGTGGAGTCTCGAAAAGTCGATGGGCTCATTGGACTGTCGACGATTGCGGCCGGAGAACGCGACGACCTTTATTTTCATGGATGCGTTTCAAGCGAGTATTTAGATGAAAGGGTCAACGAAGGCAGGACCGCGTTCAATCTGCCGGAAGACATTCTAAAGGAAATTTCACGCAAATGCGTAGAGCAGGTCCGAGAGACCGCCCTTGCCGACCAGATGGTGAGCTACAATGCAACGCGTCGAAGCAACTATGATGAGTTCGTTTCTCGGCATCCGATTTACGGCTTCGACGATCCCGACGTCCAGTTGTCACGTGTGCCTTTTAGCGCCCAGACGCCCGAAGAGTTTGCAACGGGTCTCGTCAAATATCAGATACGCCGCGATGAAGAACGCCAATCGACGATGGAGAACGTGATCGAGCTTCTGGCCAAGGGCGATTCTGTTCCGGAAAGCTTCGCCGAACGGCTGCAGACCGCAGTTCGGGAAGTCCAATCGTCAGAGCAGCTTGCGCTTGCGCAACATGTTGTCCGTAGGAAATTGGTTCTCGATCTGATGGGGAAGCTTCTGACGCGGGTCCGTGAAAGGGCAGACAAGCAGGATGATTTCCATTTGGAGCAAACACTCCATTCATTTATCGTCCCAATGCACGTTGCGGGCCATGACGCGGCGGAGAAGCGTTCGCGCGCACATGATCTCTGGATCCTGGATGAGCGGTTGGCATTCACGCGGGCCTTCTCTTCAGACAAACGCTTCGACGCGCTATTAAAAGATTCTGAAAATGCAGAACGCTCGGATTTGATCGTCTGGGATTTCGCGAGTGGCTTGGGCGTGGTTGACCCTCTGCGAGACGGCGAAAGAGTGGATACAAGTAAACCACTCGAGAAGGTCATGATCGTCGAGTTCAAAAAACCCGGGCGCAAGCACTATGGTCCTGAAGATCAAATTCACTTTCAGATCACCAAATATATCGATGAGCTGCGGGGCGGCGAAATCGAGGGCTTTGAGCGGCAGAGAATTCGGATCGCACAAGACTGTGTTTTTTACTGTTATGTCGTCGCCGACATCGAAGGTGATTTAAAACGGCAACTATCAACTTGGTCGAAGTCCGCAAATGGCCAAGGCCGGTTCATGCCGCTTCAAGGTGACGTAAACGGATCAATCGAGGTAATTCAATGGCAAGACTTGGTGAACGACGCATGGGCGAGAAACGAAGCAACCCTTTACGCGGCAAAGCTTCAAAGGGGGCGCCCGGGCTAA
- a CDS encoding DEAD/DEAH box helicase family protein encodes MPHDLNQNPEQVARDRIDERLNAAGWIVQDKAKLDFNAGPGIAVREYQTDVGPADYVLFADRQAVGVVEAKPDNWGVHLTTVEEQSAGYASAKLKWVSNAEPLPFLYESTGKITRFTNARDPSPRSREVFTFHRPETLKAWAQSPKSLRAGIAALPALDPDGLRDCQITAITKLEESLKADRPRALVQMATGSGKTFTAITQVYRLLKHAGARRILFLVDTKNLGEQAEQEFMAFVPNDDNRKFTELYNVQRLTSPSMANDTQVVISTIQRMYATLKGEPLDEAAEEENPAEQTFRRKDPLPVVYNPKLPPEYFDVVVIDECHRSIYNLWRQVIEYFDAYLIGLTATPDNRTFGFFQKNVVSEYTHEKAVADKVNVGNEVYLIETEIMQKGQTLKPKQLVQKRERDTRAKRWAVQDDEEAYAATQLDRSVVNPDQIRTVIRAFRDNWPDIFPGRKELPKTLIFAKTDSHADDIIQTVRQEFGEGNDFCRKITNGAKNPKSSLTAFRNEYYPRIAVTVDMIATGTDVKPLECLIFMRDVKSKNYFEQMKGRGTRVVKPDDLKKVSPSAQAKTHYVIVDAVGVTKSLKTASRPLDSKPSIPFKDLAMGLMMGDRSEETVSSLASRLSRLDNMLGDTDQAKIAEQAGKPLSAIVRDLFDAIDADKVEADAKAAGHPEPDDAAMQAAREERIKNAANVFTGPLINMIDTIRRDNEQTIDHDNLDTLTRAEWAGDVEENAKKIAQEFEVYLNENRDEIEALSIYFNTPARRSEVTFAMVKDVLRRLTADQPRLAPLTVWRAYAHLDNYKGESPAGDLTALVALIRRVCGLDATLTRHSERVRRNFQNWILKRHSGAGEKFTEAQMEWLRMIRDHLATSFIIERDDLDMSPFDGKGGLGQMYALFGDNTENIMTEMNEALSA; translated from the coding sequence GTGCCGCACGATCTGAACCAGAACCCCGAGCAGGTCGCCCGCGATCGGATAGATGAGCGCCTGAATGCTGCGGGGTGGATCGTCCAGGACAAAGCCAAGCTGGATTTCAACGCCGGTCCCGGAATCGCCGTGAGAGAATATCAAACAGATGTTGGCCCCGCTGACTATGTTCTGTTCGCAGACCGACAGGCGGTTGGGGTCGTCGAGGCGAAGCCAGATAACTGGGGGGTCCACCTCACGACGGTCGAGGAGCAATCGGCAGGGTACGCCAGCGCGAAGCTGAAATGGGTTTCAAATGCAGAGCCGCTGCCTTTTCTCTACGAAAGTACGGGCAAGATCACCCGTTTCACCAATGCGCGAGACCCCTCGCCACGATCCCGCGAGGTGTTCACGTTTCATCGGCCGGAGACCTTGAAGGCTTGGGCGCAGTCACCGAAATCCCTACGGGCCGGCATTGCCGCCCTACCCGCACTCGACCCCGACGGGCTGCGTGACTGCCAGATCACTGCAATTACGAAGCTCGAGGAATCACTGAAAGCTGACAGGCCCCGCGCGCTGGTGCAGATGGCCACAGGTTCGGGTAAGACCTTCACTGCAATTACACAGGTTTACCGTCTTCTGAAACATGCAGGCGCGCGCCGCATCCTGTTCCTCGTCGACACCAAGAACCTGGGCGAACAGGCTGAACAGGAATTTATGGCCTTCGTCCCCAATGACGACAATCGCAAGTTCACCGAACTCTACAACGTCCAGCGCCTGACGTCGCCATCGATGGCGAATGACACGCAGGTGGTGATTTCTACCATCCAGCGCATGTACGCGACGCTGAAGGGAGAACCGCTGGACGAAGCCGCTGAAGAAGAGAACCCGGCCGAGCAGACCTTTCGTCGCAAAGATCCCCTGCCTGTCGTCTATAACCCCAAACTGCCGCCCGAATACTTCGATGTCGTCGTCATCGATGAATGCCACCGTTCGATCTACAATCTGTGGCGGCAGGTCATCGAGTATTTCGATGCCTATCTGATCGGGCTGACCGCGACGCCGGACAACCGGACCTTCGGCTTCTTCCAGAAGAACGTCGTCAGCGAGTACACCCATGAAAAGGCCGTTGCCGACAAGGTGAACGTCGGCAACGAGGTATATCTGATCGAAACGGAAATCATGCAGAAGGGCCAGACGCTGAAACCCAAGCAGCTGGTCCAGAAGCGTGAACGTGATACCCGGGCCAAGCGCTGGGCAGTTCAGGATGACGAGGAAGCATATGCCGCTACGCAACTGGATCGCTCGGTCGTCAATCCCGACCAGATCCGCACCGTAATCCGTGCCTTCCGCGACAACTGGCCCGATATCTTTCCAGGCCGAAAGGAACTGCCTAAAACACTGATCTTTGCCAAGACAGACAGCCATGCGGACGACATCATCCAGACCGTCCGGCAGGAGTTCGGCGAGGGCAATGACTTCTGTCGCAAGATCACCAACGGCGCCAAGAACCCGAAATCGTCGCTGACAGCCTTTCGCAACGAATACTATCCGCGCATCGCGGTAACCGTAGACATGATCGCCACCGGCACCGATGTGAAACCGTTGGAATGCCTGATCTTCATGCGCGACGTGAAATCGAAGAACTATTTCGAGCAGATGAAGGGCCGCGGCACCCGGGTTGTCAAACCGGACGATCTGAAGAAGGTCTCGCCCTCGGCGCAGGCCAAAACGCATTATGTCATCGTCGATGCCGTCGGTGTCACCAAGTCTTTGAAGACCGCTAGCCGCCCGCTCGACAGCAAGCCATCGATCCCATTCAAGGATCTGGCGATGGGCCTGATGATGGGCGACCGGTCAGAGGAAACGGTCAGCTCTCTCGCATCGCGCCTTTCGCGGCTGGACAACATGCTGGGCGATACTGATCAAGCCAAGATCGCGGAACAGGCGGGCAAGCCGCTCTCTGCCATCGTTCGTGACCTTTTCGACGCCATCGATGCTGACAAGGTCGAGGCAGATGCGAAGGCCGCAGGTCATCCAGAGCCTGACGATGCCGCGATGCAAGCAGCGCGCGAGGAGCGGATCAAAAACGCCGCAAATGTCTTCACCGGCCCGCTGATCAACATGATCGACACCATCCGGCGCGACAATGAACAGACGATTGACCACGACAACCTCGACACGCTGACCCGTGCCGAGTGGGCGGGCGATGTCGAGGAAAACGCCAAGAAGATCGCGCAGGAGTTCGAGGTTTACCTGAACGAGAACCGCGATGAGATCGAGGCGCTGTCGATCTATTTCAACACACCCGCCCGCCGGTCCGAGGTCACCTTTGCCATGGTCAAGGATGTGCTGAGACGGCTGACGGCCGATCAGCCCCGCCTTGCGCCGCTGACCGTCTGGCGCGCCTATGCGCATTTGGATAACTACAAGGGCGAAAGCCCGGCTGGCGATCTGACGGCGCTGGTGGCGTTGATCCGGCGGGTCTGCGGGCTGGATGCGACCTTGACGCGCCACTCCGAACGGGTGCGCCGAAACTTTCAGAACTGGATCCTGAAGCGCCATTCGGGCGCGGGCGAGAAGTTCACCGAGGCGCAGATGGAATGGCTGCGCATGATCCGCGACCACCTTGCGACTTCGTTCATCATCGAACGCGACGATCTGGACATGTCGCCCTTTGACGGCAAGGGCGGATTGGGGCAGATGTACGCGCTGTTCGGAGATAATACGGAGAACATCATGACCGAGATGAACGAGGCCCTTTCGGCATGA
- a CDS encoding restriction endonuclease subunit S, whose product MTDLPPGWAATKITEVVELQANGNPFQQGWSPQCESRPAAEGEWGVLKTTAIQHGEFWAHENKALPSKLSPRPQIEVRQGDVLMTCAGPRNRCGVACLVQSTRTKLMMSGKMYRFRPHSEALDAKFLSSFIRLHETQLRIDAMKSGISDSGLNLTHGRFGELPIVIPPLNEQRRIVEKIEALFDEIDKGVESLTAAKAALGLYRQSLLKAAFDGRLTADWRAQNPDKLEDPQTLLARIRKEREARYKADLAGWREAVVNWREGGEKGKKPPKPKPQTEFKYQATESSSPWPVTSVGAILSAPLINGRSVKDKSGGFPVLRLTALKNGKIVLSEQKEGNWTRDEAFPFLVEYDDIFVARGNGSKKLVGIGGRVLDQPMPVAFPDTMIRVRLDASVVRPDFFLLCWNSWSVRRQIEDAARTTAGIYKINQDHVSGFTLPLPCLTEQAEIVRILDTRLDAADRLATEIDAALSRADALRQSILKRAFSGQLVPQDPTDEPASALLARIQQERAATSKKGKRKVSA is encoded by the coding sequence ATGACGGATCTTCCGCCCGGTTGGGCTGCGACCAAAATTACTGAAGTGGTCGAACTTCAAGCAAACGGGAATCCTTTTCAGCAAGGGTGGAGTCCGCAGTGCGAAAGCCGACCGGCAGCCGAAGGTGAATGGGGCGTGTTAAAAACAACGGCCATTCAGCATGGCGAGTTTTGGGCCCACGAGAACAAGGCACTACCGAGCAAGCTATCCCCTAGGCCTCAGATTGAAGTTAGGCAGGGTGACGTTTTGATGACGTGCGCCGGCCCGCGCAATCGCTGCGGGGTCGCTTGTTTGGTACAGTCAACACGTACCAAGCTTATGATGTCCGGAAAAATGTATCGCTTCCGCCCCCACTCCGAGGCACTGGATGCGAAATTTCTTTCAAGTTTTATACGACTCCACGAAACCCAGCTTCGCATCGACGCTATGAAGAGCGGCATCAGCGATAGTGGCTTGAATTTAACGCACGGCCGCTTTGGCGAGCTACCGATTGTGATACCGCCATTAAATGAACAACGGCGCATCGTGGAGAAGATCGAGGCGCTGTTTGACGAGATCGACAAGGGGGTCGAGAGCCTTACGGCGGCGAAGGCCGCGCTTGGGCTCTATCGCCAATCCCTGCTGAAAGCGGCCTTCGACGGCCGCCTCACCGCCGACTGGCGCGCCCAGAACCCCGACAAACTGGAAGACCCCCAAACCCTCCTCGCCCGCATCCGCAAGGAACGCGAGGCGCGTTATAAAGCTGATCTTGCTGGATGGCGAGAAGCCGTGGTCAATTGGAGAGAGGGTGGCGAGAAAGGCAAGAAACCCCCGAAGCCTAAACCGCAAACTGAATTTAAGTACCAAGCGACAGAAAGCTCATCGCCGTGGCCGGTGACAAGCGTAGGAGCGATCCTAAGCGCGCCATTGATTAACGGTCGCTCCGTCAAGGACAAGTCCGGTGGCTTTCCAGTGCTGCGCCTCACAGCTTTGAAAAATGGAAAAATAGTCCTCTCGGAGCAAAAAGAAGGCAACTGGACACGGGATGAAGCCTTTCCGTTCCTCGTTGAGTACGACGATATCTTCGTTGCTCGCGGCAATGGAAGTAAGAAACTGGTCGGGATTGGCGGGCGAGTGTTGGATCAACCAATGCCCGTGGCTTTCCCTGATACGATGATCCGTGTGCGCCTTGATGCTTCCGTGGTTCGACCCGACTTTTTTTTGCTCTGCTGGAACTCATGGTCGGTTCGCCGCCAAATTGAGGACGCCGCGCGTACGACGGCCGGTATTTACAAGATCAATCAAGATCATGTCTCTGGCTTCACGTTGCCCTTACCCTGCCTGACCGAGCAGGCCGAAATCGTTCGCATCCTCGACACACGCCTCGACGCGGCTGATCGTCTCGCGACCGAGATCGACGCCGCCCTCTCCCGCGCCGACGCCCTGCGCCAGTCCATCCTGAAACGCGCCTTCTCCGGCCAGCTTGTCCCGCAGGATCCGACCGACGAACCGGCCTCGGCCCTGCTGGCACGCATCCAGCAGGAACGCGCGGCAACCTCTAAGAAGGGCAAGCGCAAGGTGTCGGCGTGA
- a CDS encoding type I restriction-modification system subunit M translates to MNTASIVSKVWSFCTTLRDDGVGYGDYLEQLTYLIFLKMADEYGKPPYNRDVGIPAGFDWTSLTTRKGAELESHYIALLRKLGEQKGMLGQIFTKAQNKITDPAKLFRLIDMVDGEKWVMLGADVKGDIYEGLLERNAEDTKSGAGQYFTPRALIRTMVECVRPEPGKTIADPACGTGGFFLAAHDFLTNPENYSLDKDQKEFLKHSTFHGNEIVAGTRRLCLMNMYLHGIGEMTGDTLVSPADALVAPPSDTFDYVLANPPFGKKSSMSFTNAEGEQETDDLTYNRQDFWATTSNKQLNFVQHIRAMLKTTGRAAVVVPDNVLFEGGAGETIRRKLLQNTDLHTILRLPTGIFYAQGVKANVIFFDNRAASPDPQTSKVWFYDYRTNVHHTLKQKPLTHAHLSDFVKCYNADNRHQRVPTWGDDNPDGRWRAYTREELLQRDKASLDLFWLRDASMTDLDNLPEPDVLAAEIMDQLGAAMASFEAVTEKI, encoded by the coding sequence ATGAACACCGCTTCCATCGTCTCCAAAGTCTGGAGCTTCTGCACCACGCTGCGCGACGACGGCGTCGGCTACGGCGACTATCTGGAACAGCTGACCTATCTGATCTTCCTGAAGATGGCGGATGAATACGGCAAGCCGCCCTATAACCGCGATGTCGGCATCCCTGCTGGCTTTGACTGGACCAGCCTGACCACGCGCAAAGGCGCCGAGCTCGAGTCCCATTACATCGCCCTGCTGCGCAAGCTGGGCGAACAAAAGGGCATGCTGGGCCAGATTTTCACCAAGGCGCAGAACAAGATCACCGACCCGGCCAAGCTGTTCCGCCTGATTGACATGGTCGATGGCGAAAAGTGGGTGATGCTGGGCGCCGATGTGAAAGGCGACATCTATGAGGGGCTTCTTGAACGCAACGCAGAGGACACCAAGTCCGGAGCGGGCCAGTATTTCACCCCGCGCGCGCTGATTCGGACGATGGTGGAATGCGTGCGGCCCGAGCCCGGCAAGACCATCGCCGATCCGGCCTGCGGCACGGGTGGGTTCTTTCTGGCTGCCCATGATTTCCTGACAAACCCTGAGAACTACTCCTTGGATAAGGACCAGAAGGAGTTTCTGAAACACTCGACCTTTCACGGCAACGAGATCGTCGCTGGCACGCGTCGTCTGTGCCTGATGAACATGTACTTGCATGGCATCGGCGAAATGACGGGTGATACGCTGGTGTCCCCGGCTGACGCCCTGGTCGCACCGCCGTCGGACACCTTCGATTATGTGTTGGCCAACCCTCCTTTCGGCAAGAAAAGCTCGATGAGCTTCACCAATGCCGAGGGCGAGCAGGAAACCGACGACCTGACATATAACCGACAGGATTTCTGGGCGACGACCTCGAACAAACAGCTGAATTTTGTGCAGCATATTCGCGCAATGCTGAAAACCACAGGGCGGGCGGCGGTCGTCGTCCCGGATAATGTGCTGTTCGAAGGCGGCGCGGGCGAGACCATCCGCAGAAAGCTGCTGCAGAACACCGATCTGCACACGATCCTACGCCTGCCTACCGGTATCTTCTATGCGCAAGGGGTCAAGGCTAACGTCATCTTCTTTGATAACCGAGCGGCCAGCCCCGACCCGCAGACATCAAAGGTCTGGTTCTACGACTACCGAACCAACGTGCATCATACCTTGAAACAGAAGCCGCTGACCCACGCGCATCTGTCCGACTTCGTGAAATGCTACAATGCCGACAATCGTCACCAGCGTGTGCCCACATGGGGTGACGACAATCCCGACGGCCGCTGGCGCGCCTACACGCGCGAAGAGCTGTTACAGCGCGACAAGGCGAGCCTGGACCTGTTCTGGTTGCGCGATGCGTCGATGACCGATTTGGACAATCTGCCCGAGCCGGACGTGCTTGCCGCCGAGATCATGGATCAACTTGGTGCGGCAATGGCGAGCTTCGAGGCGGTGACCGAAAAGATCTGA